A stretch of DNA from Methylomicrobium lacus LW14:
GAAACCGTCGAGGCGCCCGGCCGCGACATAGGCCAGATCGAGCGCGGCGGCGCCGGCGCGGCGGATACCGGCCGAATCGGTCGTGATCGCCTTGAACATGCCGACGTAGGCGTCCAGGTGTTTGTCGGTCTTGAACGGAAAACCGGTGCCGATCAGCGCGCCTTTCAACGTGCTTTGCTTGGTGACCCGAATCCTGCGGTTATTCAGCATCGCGCCGCCGCCACGCTTGGCGGTAAACAGTTCGTCGCGCAGCGGGTCGTACACCACGCCGACTTCGAGCTTGCCTTTGTGTTTCAACGCGATCGACACCGCAAACTGCGGAAAGCCGTGCAGAAAATTGGTGGTGCCGTCCAGAGGATCGATCACCCAGACGAAATCGTTACCCTGGTGCGCGCCGCTTTCCTCGGCCAGGATCGCGTGATCCGGGTAGGCCGCGCGGATAATGTTGATGATTTCGCGTTCCGCCTTGCGGTCGACTT
This window harbors:
- a CDS encoding inositol monophosphatase family protein → MQPMLNIAVRAARSAGDLILRSTDAIGHLQVDQKGKNDYASEVDRKAEREIINIIRAAYPDHAILAEESGAHQGNDFVWVIDPLDGTTNFLHGFPQFAVSIALKHKGKLEVGVVYDPLRDELFTAKRGGGAMLNNRRIRVTKQSTLKGALIGTGFPFKTDKHLDAYVGMFKAITTDSAGIRRAGAAALDLAYVAAGRLDGFWEIGIMEWDMAAGILLIKEAGGVVTDFSFNDNFLENGNVIAGNPKMHQILYKLIEPHVTESLR